tggctgctgtacatcccgtgtttcatgtgtccatgttgaggaagtgtgtaggagacctatcgttggttgttcctactaatactataacagttaaggatgggttgacttatgaggagatcgttgtagccattcttgatcgtcaagttcgcaagttgagaactaaggaagtagcctcagtgaaagtcctgtggaggagtcagaaagttgaggaagctacatgggaagccgaagaggatataaaatccatgtacccgcacttgtttcagcccgcaaaagagatttatgatgaaacaccaagattttgaggtatgtaagctttcttttcatgcttttggtcgtgtgtggccaatttatagtgctattgtgatgtagccctgtgaggcaatgatattatgggctgttgtgacaggttggtagtgtcatattacaggggaaactttggtgaaatttttgtagaattctgaATGTTAAcgtttgaggacgaatgttccgacAAAGGGGGAAAATGTTAcgccttggaaatttccccgttagcataccgcgaatagacccacgaagggtatgacatatacgacatgttgacgagtaagaagtaatatttaatgatactaaatgagatttcaaagacatttgaggtaggagaagaaagttgttaaggaaagcaaggtatatgttgtgtgtcgggcaaggattacgagtatcgacataatgatggcttaatgacattttggagaagatttataatgcccttatgtattcatgcctcacgttccatgttcaagttcatgtattcgcaattcatgtctcatgtttaggCACTGGcattttcatgaaactatgtcatgtcagtttccatgccctatgtcatgttatgtctcatgttccaTGCTCATTTCAgctatccagtgcccatgttcatgcctcagtattcatgtttccatatAACCATGCCATGTTAGTTCAGTCTCcctgtttcatgtcatgtttccttcaggttcatgtagtcaagccatgtccagccatattcttaaccatgacccatcattcgaggatgaatcatcccaaggggagatattgtaacaccccgcatcttggaactgagtttaagcGCATATCATtggagttctagtggaaacattgaAGGTTTGAATGTTTTGCGAAAATGagtgataggcctatttcgggcagcgataactccttgatcggtttggaatttgggaaggtACTATCAATCATGTTGTAGTATGAAGAAATACCTTTATAACTATATAAGTACCAAGCCAAtcggagatcggagcaaggagatatgaccgtctcaatatggctaatagtaaggcacttgaaatcctatagaatcggctaagtttacgatacgtctgccttcctgTCAATTTTCACGAAAGTCCGTTGGTAATTTGGGCAAACTTCCTTGATGAatgttgtagccctttgaaatagctttccaacggtatattatgggagtCAAACGGATGTCTGTCCAAAgatttatgcccattttactgaagcctgttcgctggtaATTTCACTTGAgttacggtcactgttacggaccgtaacagtggaccgtaacacacaaaaaatttccagaacctcactggaaattttcaccaagttacggtccgtcctttgtgttacgggaccgtaacatggggcgtATCTTGGTCAgtaagtacgtttcgggtcacctgacttcgggaggccataaccctatcataaattcggaatttgggaaaactcaaagaacgaaagttgtagataattgaaatacctttccaaccataggttgtgcgTTCTCAGGTGACATCAgtatagggagatatggacgttttaaggcagaaaggtcccaacccattttcaagttgggtcaaacccatttccccttggtatataagggaaatgttaaccctagcGGCCCATTTTCCCCATAACTTccgattttagagagagagagaggggaaattagagagagaaagtagagaatcaaccaagttgaaggccccgaatcccgaggctcgtgaaggataaagtgtagtacaagttgttgccgtcattctaaaCTAAAGATcgaacttgggggtgttgatttcgtggtgactactcataaGAGGTAATGTTTCTATTCCCAAATCATTTatagttatgaattgatgaattctttggagaataataattgggtttgatgaagataattatatgaattatgctagagttgttggattgttgacttgggattgttgtattcatacgggtgatgaagaatgatgttaattacatctaattgagattgtagaattagctagaagtaatagaatggggattgggtgaagaaaacaccattaatgagggttatagagcttcatgcccactaagtgtttgataaaatgcttagatgaacaaagcatgaatattgttgctaatatagaatccctatgactgtattgctatagattgaagttgtaACACCCTGTACTTTTAACGAAAGTTTtaaccacgatcctagacttagaacattagataaagaatgtgagaattgaAATTTTCCCgctcagttgtgatatggtggtttacgcccatgaacagtggtcgtatttcaatttacgaccatgaacagtgcccgtaaactgaaaccaagaatttctgaacattctggaatttgacattttgaggtcatatggttaaatacggaccgtatttcactttacggcccgtatttcaaaacgtgtttggaatttgggaaaacttccttgatgaaagttgtagagcattgaaatacctttccaacggtatcttacgggggtcaaacggacatctgtgcaaaaagttatggccattttactgagcGATGCAGTGCAGTCCAAatggcagaatacggaccgtattgcagtaTACggccatgaacagtgcccgtaaactgaaatacggccagtattttgctggacgtaaactgcaatgttccagaacactatatattcgtccatatcagttcaactcattatttttcactccctcaaaccctagaacgacctcctactctcctccaacatcaagaacaccaaggtaagtccattccaattattccaactcaattctaacatatatccttgtaatctaaacaagaaataatcattcctaatctagggttttcaagaaaacccatctcaagattcaagaatcaagatttaggaaatcttcttcaaaatccaagtctttaattcaaggtttggaacaactaaggtatgtagaacttccatccacatgagggaatctctatgttcttccccatgcttcgtttccttgatatccatgaagttcaaatcttagggcactaaatccaacatattggtagcccgtatttaagtatttatgtacatgaattttgtatctatattcgttgttgtattcctaatcttccattacggttattaggaaccctagctgaATTCATagatcatgaattcttcctcatgtgttctcattatgttcatatgaaacttaatGATTTTAGTTTGCAAGTTACAAGCGTGTTtccaagtcaattacaaatatatgattatgaactattgttattactcatgcatcaAAAACATGTTTGGCAAGAcgatgacaagttatcttatgaaactatatttacaagttatgatttatgaaaaccatgtacaagcaagttatgatttatgaaaaccatgtacaagcaagttatgatttatgaaaaccatgtacaagcaagttatgattcatgaaaaccatgtacaagcaagttatgatttatgaaaaccatgtacaagcaagttatgattcatgaaaaccatgtacaagcaagttatgattcatgaaaaccatgtacaagcaagttatgatcatgaatactatgtacaagcaagttacgattcatgatataccatgggcagcaagtgccactattttacatgttcatgttttgggagttgcattaattaccgaggagggcttcagatagcctgaaactacgtagccaccgtaggatgaggatcgctccacccatgtcccggacgatctctcataatgactggatcctttcatactttattaaatctcatgttccctggcaaggactgagtgttctgctggcgggacgcaagcaccagaccatggatcggttataagttattgctctccctacttatgatatttttaccatgttctatatgtatatgtatgcactcatgttcatgtccaggttttcagtttcagttcttatcatgttattccatgtcccatgttatttctttcagttgttttacataccagtacattcaatgtgctgacgtcccctttttattgcccgggggcctgcatttcacgatgcaggtattgatacacaggacgacatatctgctcagtaggacaacattcgtatcagcttattggtgagccccatctcattcggggtttagtcaacttttgttttatgattaattatgcatctaaggtatgctgggggccttgtcccagtaagtatgttttccagtcggatcacgatagaggtttcatagactagacaagtcagttatgttatgtcagacattcggagtcgtatagccatttttggctcattcatgttatttccacactcatgtttaaacaagtgtttttattaagtattatgacttattacgttttataaaggctcatcatgcattcacgttatatttccgctcatgtatgcctcatgatagttcagcaagccatgtggttcgctcggtcacatgcagtcaggcaccgagtgccgtgttacgtccaggccatggttcggggcgtgacagaagttgaagggattgaaggacattgtgatacgctcagaagcgggaagttaaggtatgtataactttcatccacatgtgggaatctctacgttcttccccgtGATCTGTTTcctaaaatctatgaagttcaaatcctagggcattaaacctaacatattggtagcccgtaattatgtatgtatgtacatgaattttgtatctatgttcgttattgtattcctaatcttccattatggatattaggaatcctagcttaatccatgaatcatgaattcttcctcatgtgttctcatcatgttcatatgaaactttatgatctTATTTGCAAGTTACAATCATGTTTTCAAGAcaattataaatatatgattatgaactattgttattactcatgaatcaaaaatatgtttacaagctatttcatgaaactatgtttacaagttatttggTGAAATcgtgatttcaagacaagtacaagttaattcacgaaaatcatgggcttcttagccaactatattatgttaatgttttggggagttgcacaaattaccgagaaggctcagatagcctgaaactacgtagccaacgtaggacaaggatcgctccgcccaaataagacgataccttaattttacactgaatggatccatcaggtaccttaCTACCTTATACTCGGGCAAGGTATGAAGGCTCTGCTGGTCcgacgaggtaccagactccacgtacccacgtggtgatttactaccttatactctggcaaggtatgagggctctgctggtccggcgaggtaccagactccacgtacccacgtggtgatattatgtgtcggtttatgaaatgctctccctacttatcatattttactcatgttatatatatatatatatatatatatatatatatatatatatatatatatatatatatatatatatatatatatatatgtactcatgctcatgctcatgttcatgtccaagttttcagtttcagttcttatcatgttatcccatgttccatgttgtttctttcaattgctttacataccagtacattcaatgtgctgacgtcgccttttatttcccgggggcctgtatttcacgatgtaggtacagatttacaggacgacgcttctgatcattaggatttgtACGTACCAGCGTATTGGTGAGcctcatctcattcggggtttagacattgtatttctttaattaatgttgcatttaaaggtatgctgggggccttgtcccagtaagtatgttttccagtcagactcatgatagaggtttcatagaccagacaagtcagttatgtcatgtcagacatttggagtcgtatagccattttggctcgctcatgtttaaacaagtattttattaagtattatgacttactacgttttataaaggctcatcatgcattcacattatattccgcttatgttatgtatcatgatgattcagcaagtcatgtggttcgctcggtcacatgcagtcaggcaccgagtgccgtgttacgtccaggccatggttcggggcgtgacatatacTATAACTAACATGGACAAATAAGTACCAACCAATGTAGATTTCCAAAACTCTAAAATCTAAATCATGAACAAATTTCTCGCGAATAGAGAAATAATCTGTGAGGAAAAATAAAGAGTGTGAGTATATTGTAGTGAGATGAGAAAATCTTAAAAGAgggttatttcttttgagtgtgtagtgatCTTTGGAATATTTTACTCAGATTTACAAAGTGTAAAatccttgctatagtgatatcagttgctTCTCTCGGCCTGTGGTTTTTTCCCTTTTGGGTTTCGACGTAAAAATCTTTGTGTCATTATCGCTCTTTTTTATTCTTATTGATTAACCGTATCACGATACGACATTATTATTCCGCTgtaaataccgtgaatattatttctgTGGCGAGTTTATTCCCAACAATTTCGTCTTTCATTTCCCCCATATGTGGGTGATTCATATGACCAAAATAAGATTCAAATTGATAAATATTATGCAACTTTATTGATCACCATATTTGTTGAACAAAAGCACGAGCTACAAGAGCCATTTAAAACAAATAACACAAACAACGAAAAAAAGCAAAACTATGGAGCTTATTAATTCCAAATACCAAAGCACATATAGAATAGTGGCTACATAAATACATTACTTCCTAGGATAGATAGTAAAATAGGTTTGGGCGAGAGTTAAGCCAAGTAGTACAATTGCTACAAGCAAAGTCGTAAATGACCATGGACTACTAAAATGAGTCCAAAACAACTCTgccaaaaatattctttttttgcTGCTAGTATGTTGTTGCATTTCCCGTTTGACATGCAAAAAGTTACCATAGGATACTAAAGGACCAGCTGGAATCTCTTGCAACATTTTGACGACTTCCTTATCTGTTCCTAAACCATTGAAGAGTATTCCTTGCTCGCGTAATTCTTTGACCTCCTCAGCGCTTATTACGAGCGATTTCATAAAGTTGACGTAATTTGTTATCTGATAGGCAATTTCCCTTGCCGACTTGTCAATGTGATCTCATAAGCTATCATGTTTGCATACTTTACCATGTAGATGGTGTCGATACGTAAAGGTGGAAGCTCGAGCTGCGCAAACAAGTTGTAAGGTTTGAATTTGATTCCTGTGAGAGTGTGTAGGCTACTTGGCTTACACAAAATGCCTTTTGATTTGAGGTCTCTAACTGACGTTGATACCATTaacttttctttgtttttctgcAAATTCCGGCGAATCTGCAAAATGCACTTTACAATAAAAAGATGGAAAAACTCCGGCGCATCTAGCTCCAACTTCAATTCTTCAGCAAGGCAATGGAACCATGCAGTCATGCCGCTTGCTGCTGCTCATGGGAGGAATTTCCCTCCTGGTTAGTTTCTTAAATTATTTTGTTATCctttgttatgttttgaatttaaTAGTAATGTTTTGCAAACTGCAGATTCAAGCTTCTATTGTTATGATATGAATCACCATGATATGGTTGCCGGCAATATCTCTACCTCTCTGGAGATGGGGAATTACCACAATGATTTCAACTCCAACAGAAGTTCCTTTCCTCAACATTTGCCTGGCAACTTGCAATCTTCGAGGGAGTCCGAAGTAGCTACAATCAAAGATCTTCCCCTGCTTTTTGGGCTTCTTCAAGCTATTTGCGCCATGGGCATGTTGATACTTCAGATGACGCATCACAGTTGTTTGCTGAAGGTTACTCCTCAAGACATTCACGGCCATTGTATACTCTAGGACTGCGTAGTAGCGACCGAAATGGGAGAGCTAGGGTATCTCGTGATAGGTACAGATCATTGGCTAGTGATGCAGGTTTCCGTGAGCAACTTGCATCTGAGGTGTGTATGCTCATCTTATACAAGAAATTGTCATGTCGTCTTTTTTGAAGGTCTTAGCTCCTGTCTAGGCTCCCTATAGCAGATACAATGTCTTTTGTCATCATGACATTCATCTAGTTGTCTTGGTTCATTCCACTGCATGAATGTCCAGTACATTCTTTTTCTTATACTCTTATCAAAAAATGACCTTTCTGCTTCATTCCACAAGAATGTCAAAAGTCTTGTTCTGCTTTACATGTGTGCATACATATTGGTGTAAATTCTTTTTAGTTAAATCATAGATGCTACCAGGTGTACTTCATACAATTCTTTGACCAACTAATGTTGGGAATTATGTGCTTCACTTTGAAAGATTAACTGGGAATATATATGCATGCACACTGTTTTATGATATTTAGGGTTGTGTCATTAATTTAAGCTGTTTGACTTGTGATCCTTCTTATGTCCAGTCAGTCTTTGATGAAATTCAGTCAGAGATCCTCAATTTTCACAGCTTATAATTTAGTGTTTATTTTGCTTTTTGGTATTGACACTTGTTTATTCCAATTTGGCACACTGGGAAATACAGATAACTGCAGATGGCAACTTGGTTTTAATATGATGTTTTGGTTGATCATTTCTACTATCTCTGAACATCACCTTCATGACATGTTGAATGTGAATCTTTTGGGGTTCTTTCAGGGTGTTATTCTTCCAGCTCGTTCCACTTATTATGGATCCAGAAGCATGTGTGATCAGCATAGGGACATGAGACTTGACATTGACGACATGGGCTATGAGGTAAATGCTGAAACTCTACTTGCAGCTTTGTCTCGCTTTCTGTTTTCAACTTACAGCCATTTGCTCAGCTTCGATACTTTCGACTTGACCAGGAATTTCTTGCACTGGGAGAAAGAATTGGCCGTGTAAATCCTGGTTTGGCGGAGGAGCTGATTTCAAAGTGTATGACCGAGTCAATTTATTGTTCCTCAGACCAAATTCGTGAGGAAGGAAATTGTGTTATCTGTTTGGTGAGTATTGTTATCTTGTCAGAAATGTATATCATTCAGGTAAAATATAGATATTATGACTTCAAGAATTGTGGATTCTCCTAAATGCATTTACAATGAGTTTAAATTCTATGCATACACAATAATCGTGTCACTAATTAAGTAATTACAAGTAAATCTCTGTGATAAACATTACTTGTAACTAACTTCACTGATAGTGTAAAAAGTAACTTAAATCCTTTCATCATTATGATTCCGTGCGGATTTACTCATTGAGACGGGACTCTGCATTGAGTAGTTTTTTCCACCAGTCTATTAGTTCATAGAGAGCTTTTGCTTTTCTTGCGAGTAAGGAGAACGATTGAATTCTAACAAGTGGGCTTTGTATGTGGTTGCGTTTGAAGGAAGAGTATGTGAACATGGATGATGTTGGGACGCTGAAATCGTGCAGCCATGATTTTCATGTGGGGTGCATAAGAAAATGGCTGTCGATGAAGAACGTGTGCAAGAAAACTGTTTTGGATGAGGACGATATGAAagaataccgtgaatattatttctgTTGGGTTTATTCCCAACAATTTCGTCTTTCATTTCCCCCATATGTGGGTGTTTCATGTGACCAAAATAAGATTCAAATTGATAAATATTATGCAACTTTATTGATCACCATATTTGTTGAACAAAAGCACGAGCTACAAGAGccatttaaaacaaataatacaaacaacgaaagaaaaaaaaaacaaaactatGGAGCTTATTAATTCCAAATACCAAAGCACATATAGAATAGTGGCTACATAAATACATTACTTCCTAGGATAGATAGTAAAATAGGTTTGGGCAAGAGTTAAGCCAAGTAGTACAATTGCTACAAGCAAAGTTATAAATGACCATGGACTACTAAAATGAGTCCAAAACAACTCTGCCAAATTTAGCTGCCAGTATGTTGTTGAATTTCCCGTTTGACATCCAAGCTACCAACGGAAACTAAAGGACCAGCGGAAATCTCTTGCAACACTTTGACGACTTCCTTATCTGTTCCTAAACCATTGAAGAGTATTCCTTGCTCTCGTAGTTCTTTGACATCCTCAGCGCTAATTATGAGCGATTTCACAAAGTTGACGCAATCTATTATCTGATAATGAGCTCCTGACATGCCAATATTGCTCGTCTCATAAGCTCGTCTCTATTATCTGATCATGTTCATATACATTACCATGTAGTCGGTGTCGATAAGTAAAGGTGGAAGCTCGAGCAGCGCAAACAAGTAGTAAGATTTGAATTTGATTCCATTGAGAGTTAGTAGGCTACTTGGCTTACACAAAATACCTTTTGATTTGAGGTCTCTAACTGACCAAAACGAGTTTATACGACCAATTCTTCTTTGTTTTTTGGAAAGTCTAGCGCATCTGAAAGATGTACGTGACAAtaaaaagatggaaatatgtcaTGCTAACGAATTAAGGATCTAATATTGTGATTTGTTAAAACTAGACAAACATATTCTAATATGTAAAAGGTAATTTTAGAGATTTCTCATCAAGTCTAATTTAGTAACACAAACTTCTCTTGTGGTTTACAATATTTAGCTTATGTCCCTTGatttaattttcaaaaataatTACGTTGGTCTGTTTCCTCCATGTCACAACAATATTGGAAGCACGATTTAATCACGAACATTGGAATTTAGTTAAGACTAATATCgtaaaccacaaaaaaaaaaaaattgtatcatAAAACCAAACCTCAAAAAAGATCTCTGAAATTATTCTCTAATAAATACGACCGTGTAACAATTTATGTAGCGGCGTTTAGATTCGAGAGTCAAACGAGTTTTTCTTTGACCACAACTGTTTCATATGTCTTTAAATTGTTAAGTATTGTGACTTATATAGTACTTTTGAAGACAATCATCATCACTACTCCCTATTTCAATAATTGCCTCTTCAAACACGGAGAAAACCAATTTCTTGCAGAACTTGCCAAGCAATTCCTTCCAGGAGGAGTACTTTTTACCTCGTGCAATAATATTACCATCACCAAATATCGAGGTGGCCAACCTCTTGAGAATCCAGAGTGGAATTTGGTTCTCGACTCGAGTAATAATATATCATCTATAATTGCATATATTGTTGCTAGGTCAAGTGCACCAACAGCAGATCTGATATCTAGCATATAGCTCAAAAGTAAACACGCATCGAGTAGCAACATTCGAGCTAACTCAGCATCACTATAACGGTCCGTAGAACCTTCAACGTAACAATTTCTGATTTCCTTGATGCTAACAAGAAAACTATTGTAAATATTAACCACGTCATCGTCCCCTGGAATCAAGCGGTGCATCACTTTATATTTGTATTCCTCCGTAATTTGAAACTTTGGGTTTCCATGATGAAAAGGCCCAAAAGAAACAATCTTTGGAACATAAAGATGGTCCTTGTTCTCATCTCGTAAACATGGTGGAACTTTTTGAATTTTCCGTCCACCCGAGGAAGATCTCGGCTTGCACAAATCTTGGAGGACAACCTCATCGATGTtgat
The nucleotide sequence above comes from Lycium barbarum isolate Lr01 chromosome 3, ASM1917538v2, whole genome shotgun sequence. Encoded proteins:
- the LOC132633693 gene encoding uncharacterized protein LOC132633693, translated to MHFTIKRWKNSGASSSNFNSSARQWNHAVMPLAAAHGRNFPPDSSFYCYDMNHHDMVAGNISTSLEMGNYHNDFNSNRSSFPQHLPGNLQSSRESEVATIKDLPLLFGLLQAICAMGMLILQMTHHSCLLKVTPQDIHGHCIL